In Malus sylvestris chromosome 16, drMalSylv7.2, whole genome shotgun sequence, the following are encoded in one genomic region:
- the LOC126606752 gene encoding protein DMP2-like — MGGSSSKSKTTTTKNKSAKDRTFTGAGNLIKLLPTGTVFLFQFLNPVLTNNGDCTALNKYLSAILIVLCGFSCCFASFTDSYTGSDGQTHYGVATCKGLWPSTNSNSVDLSAYKLRIGDFVHAFFSVIVFAVLSLLDTNTVRCYYPGFESTEKTLLQVLPPVIGTIAGTVFVVFPNNRHGIGYPASSSDSS, encoded by the coding sequence ATGGGGGGCTCTTCCTCTAAATCCAAGACAACCACCACCAAAAACAAAAGCGCCAAAGACAGAACATTCACAGGCGCAGGCAACCTCATCAAGCTCCTCCCGACCGGCACGGTCTTCTTGTTCCAGTTCCTCAACCCTGTCTTGACCAACAACGGCGACTGCACGGCCCTCAACAAATACCTAAGCGCCATTCTCATCGTCCTTTGCGGCTTCTCTTGCTGCTTTGCTTCCTTCACAGACAGTTACACTGGGAGTGATGGACAAACACACTATGGTGTGGCAACATGCAAGGGTCTTTGGCCCTCAACAAACTCCAATTCTGTagacttgtctgcttataaGCTTAGGATTGGGGACTTTGTGCATGCCTTCTTTTCCGTGATTGTGTTTGCAGTTTTATCACTTTTGGATACCAACACTGTCAGGTGCTATTATCCAGGGTTTGAGTCCACTGAGAAGACTTTGCTGCAGGTGTTGCCTCCGGTTATTGGTACAATTGCCGGTACTGTTTTCGTTGTGTTCCCTAACAACCGCCATGGAATCGGGTACCCCGCGTCAAGTTCTGATTCTTCGTAA
- the LOC126609139 gene encoding putative disease resistance protein RGA4: MLVPIGRRIANKCQGVPLAIRTLGSLMRYTTSESEWLAIQNKENWEFPKEENDILAILKLSYDHMPVYLKQCFSYCALFPKGYEIDKKLLIQLWIAQGYIHPPSKDSNLEDTGDTYFKELLWRSLFQEVKKDVDGKVISCNMHDLIQDLARAVAGSECSICNVDSGNVSERVHHVSFSQYLPSSCEVPTTLLKARKVRTFVLPLQYQTYKISTSHSTIISSLRCLHALDLHNLRTKELPDVIGKLTHLRYLDLSGNVCLAVLPGSICNLQNLQTLKLNRCYRLKHLPRNLGKMISLRHLEINGYCNLTHMPPGLGKLISLQTLPIFVLCKKSLSSSGLDELSGLNCLRGMLHIVHLEHVKNVTRGSNRSILSQKQCLQSLKLSWCREEDNGSNGDNILLEGLRPHQNLKALHIAGYCSVQFPNWLMTNTALSLPSLVEITIEGWNRCQHLQPFDQLPSLKFLKICSLSCVKYINNGANCSSTTRLVDGKREALFFPSLKELVLYDLPLLKEWQALIVKTDTMGTGSTPKHQSLSFPSLTKLTIMDTPSLLSMPMLPQVEELIMVNVTEKLLNYT; the protein is encoded by the exons ATGTTGGTGCCAATTGGAAGAAGAATTGCAAACAAGTGCCAAGGCGTTCCTCTTGCAATAAGGACTCTCGGaagcttgatgagatacacaACTAGCGAAAGCGAGTGGCTGGCaattcaaaataaagaaaattgggAGTTTCCAAAGGAGGAGAACGACATTTTAGCAATACTGAAGCTAAGCTATGACCACATGCCAGTTTATTTGAAACAATGCTTCTCTTACTGTGCCTTGTTCCCCAAGGGATATGAAATCGATAAAAAGTTGTTGATCCAGCTGTGGATAGCTCAAGGTTACATTCACCCACCAAGTAAAGACAGCAACTTAGAAGATACCGGTGATACATATTTCAAAGAATTGTTATGGAGGTCATTGTTTCAAGAGGTTAAGAAAGACGTTGATGGAAAAGTaattagttgcaatatgcatgACCTTATACAGGATCTTGCACGAGCAGTTGCAGGATCCGAATGCTCAATTTGCAATGTTGATTCAGGAAACGTATCTGAAAGAGTTCATCATGTTTCATTTAGCCAATATCTGCCTTCCTCATGCGAAGTTCCGACCACGTTGCTCAAAGCAAGGAAGGTAAGGACATTTGTTTTACCACTTCAGTATCAAACATATAAGATCTCCACCAGTCACAGTACAATCATTTCAAGTTTGAGGTGTCTGCACGCATTGGATCTACATAACCTAAGAACTAAGGAGCTTCCGGATGTCATAGGAAAGTTGACTCATCTTAGGTATCTTGATCTCTCTGGTAATGTTTGTCTGGCGGTACTGCCTGGTTCGATATGCAATCTTCAGAATCTGCAGACACTTAAACTCAACCGGTGCTACAGGCTTAAGCACCTCCCTAGAAATCTCGGGAAGATGATCAGCCTCAGACATCTGGAGATCAATGGTTACTGCAACTTGACCCACATGCCGCCTGGGCTGGGAAAATTGATCTCTCTTCAGACATTACCAATATTCGTCTTGTGCAAGAAGTCTCTTTCTTCTAGTGGACTAGACGAGTTGAGTGGCCTGAACTGTCTCAGAGGGATGCTTCATATTGTTCATTTAGAACATGTCAAAAACGTTACAAGAGGGTCGAACAGATCAATCTTGAGCCAAAAGCAATGTCTTCAGTCGTTAAAGTTATCCTGGTGCAGAGAGGAGGACAACGGTAGTAATGGAGATAACATATTGTTGGAAGGCCTCCGACCCCATCAGAATTTGAAGGCACTGCACATAGCTGGGTATTGCAGCGTTCAATTCCCTAACTGGTTGATGACCAACACCGCATTGTCTTTGCCAAGTCTAGTTGAAATCACTATTGAGGGTTGGAACAGATGCCAACATCTTCAGCCATTCGACCAACTGCCTTCTCTGAAATTTCTCAAAATATGCTCTTTAAGTTGTGTCAAGTACATCAACAATGGCGCCAACTGTTCTTCCACTACTCGTTTGGTTGATGGGAAAAGAGAAGCATTGTTTTTTCCCTCCTTGAAAGAGCTTGTACTTTATGACTTGCCACTCTTGAAGGAATGGCAAGCACTGATAGTAAAAACCGACACCATGGGAACAGGAAGTACGCCGAAACATCAGTCGCTATCATTTCCTTCCCTCACCAAATTAACTATTATGGACACCCCTAGTTTGCTGTCCATGCCAATGCTTCCACAAGTCGAAGAACTGATTATGGTTAACGTCACTGAGAAGCTGCTCAA TTATACATAG